Proteins from a genomic interval of Clostridium sp. M62/1:
- the spoIIP gene encoding stage II sporulation protein P: MAQAKRHRSSFERKLRQTAVRMESRGIWQSLRSAAVSACICGLVFLCLSQTAVPPVPGQERGLSRLEETLFSACGKLLFPASCFPGQDEKASDMDAMLAGMIRGGVPWYSMISGPGIDKPPESDPAYRRYLENQKAAGEYRELVDKLSASSVLGGNSGSLPGDGGESTESENLTASGTPILAELGTTAGEFLLKRSELPVAGKTYLLEQLEDYDYVMKNFYTVHPTAAAGRDMINAETFLSKDFALEQDSSKPQILIYHSHSQEEFADYHRGNREATIVGVGEYLTELLRKKGYQVIHDTSVYDLREGTLDRSKAYTYALEGIESILKENPSIQVVLDLHRDGVAEGTHLVREINGKPTATVMFFNGTSQTPDGPISYLENPNREDNLAFSFQLKLCAEAFYPGYTRNIYLKGLRYNLHVRPRSALIEVGAQTNTYEEALNAMEPLAELLDTVLGKRQMGQQ; encoded by the coding sequence ATGGCGCAGGCAAAACGGCATCGCAGCAGCTTTGAAAGAAAACTGAGACAGACAGCGGTACGGATGGAGAGCAGAGGAATCTGGCAGTCTCTCCGCTCTGCAGCTGTATCTGCCTGCATCTGCGGGCTTGTTTTTTTATGCCTTTCCCAGACGGCAGTGCCGCCCGTACCCGGACAGGAGAGAGGGCTTTCCCGCCTGGAGGAAACCCTGTTTTCAGCCTGTGGGAAGCTCTTGTTTCCAGCATCCTGTTTTCCGGGGCAGGATGAAAAAGCTTCAGACATGGATGCCATGCTTGCGGGAATGATCAGGGGAGGGGTGCCCTGGTACAGCATGATAAGCGGACCAGGGATAGATAAGCCGCCGGAGAGCGATCCCGCTTACAGGCGCTACCTTGAAAACCAGAAGGCTGCAGGGGAGTACAGAGAGCTTGTGGATAAACTGTCTGCAAGCTCCGTTCTCGGTGGAAATTCTGGTTCTCTGCCAGGGGATGGCGGGGAGAGCACGGAATCGGAAAATCTGACTGCCTCCGGAACGCCCATTCTGGCCGAACTGGGGACTACGGCGGGAGAATTCCTCCTCAAGCGGTCAGAGCTGCCCGTTGCAGGGAAGACCTACCTTTTAGAACAGCTTGAGGACTATGACTATGTGATGAAAAATTTCTATACGGTTCATCCCACTGCCGCAGCCGGACGCGATATGATCAATGCGGAAACCTTTCTCTCAAAGGATTTTGCCCTGGAGCAGGACAGCTCCAAGCCTCAGATTCTCATTTACCACAGCCACTCCCAGGAGGAGTTTGCAGATTACCACAGGGGAAACCGTGAGGCGACGATTGTGGGGGTGGGGGAGTATCTGACAGAACTTCTCCGAAAGAAGGGCTATCAGGTGATCCACGATACCTCTGTCTATGATCTGAGGGAGGGAACGCTTGACCGGAGCAAGGCATATACATATGCGCTGGAAGGCATTGAGAGCATCCTGAAAGAAAATCCCTCCATCCAGGTAGTTCTCGACCTTCACAGGGACGGGGTGGCAGAAGGGACTCATCTGGTTCGGGAGATCAACGGAAAGCCCACGGCAACCGTGATGTTTTTTAATGGAACCAGCCAGACGCCGGACGGCCCAATCTCCTATCTGGAAAATCCCAACAGGGAAGATAACCTGGCCTTCAGCTTCCAGCTGAAGCTCTGCGCGGAGGCCTTCTATCCCGGCTATACGAGAAATATTTATCTGAAGGGGCTGCGCTACAACCTTCACGTCCGCCCGAGAAGCGCCCTCATCGAGGTGGGAGCCCAGACGAACACCTATGAGGAGGCCCTGAATGCCATGGAGCCCCTGGCAGAGCTTCTCGACACTGTGCTGGGGAAAAGACAGATGGGACAGCAGTAA
- a CDS encoding Cof-type HAD-IIB family hydrolase: MNQYEIIVLDLDGTLTNRDKVITPKTKKVLLEIQRRGKKIVLASGRPTQGVMPLAKELELDRYGSYILSYNGGMITDCRTGEVIFSRLLPVEANRKIIQLAEDERVDFLTYEKDSIITNNKECPYGLIEQKINSMEIRQIEDMKSYLDFPVPKFLFLDDGDYLAMVEPRVKVALGSRFSVYRSEPFFLEILPKGIDKAASLERLLAHIGMTREQMIACGDGYNDLTMIQYAGLGVAMENAVLPVRKAADFITYSNNDDGVAHVVEKFMME; this comes from the coding sequence TTGAATCAATATGAGATTATTGTGCTTGATTTGGACGGAACTCTGACAAATCGGGACAAGGTGATTACCCCGAAGACGAAGAAGGTGCTGCTGGAAATCCAGAGAAGGGGAAAGAAAATTGTGCTGGCTTCCGGGCGGCCCACCCAGGGAGTGATGCCTCTGGCGAAGGAGCTGGAGCTTGACCGGTACGGAAGCTACATTCTCTCCTATAACGGCGGCATGATCACCGACTGCAGGACGGGAGAGGTGATTTTTTCACGCCTGCTTCCGGTGGAGGCGAACCGGAAAATTATTCAGCTGGCGGAAGACGAGAGAGTTGACTTCCTCACCTATGAAAAGGACTCTATTATTACAAATAATAAGGAATGTCCATATGGGCTGATTGAGCAGAAAATTAACAGTATGGAAATCCGCCAGATTGAGGATATGAAGTCCTATCTGGACTTTCCGGTTCCTAAATTTCTGTTTCTAGACGACGGAGATTATCTGGCTATGGTGGAGCCGAGAGTGAAGGTGGCTCTGGGCAGCCGGTTCAGCGTTTACCGTTCCGAGCCGTTTTTTCTGGAAATTCTGCCTAAGGGAATTGACAAGGCCGCTTCTCTGGAGCGCCTGTTAGCCCACATCGGCATGACGAGAGAACAGATGATTGCCTGCGGCGACGGGTACAATGATTTGACGATGATTCAGTATGCGGGATTGGGAGTGGCCATGGAAAATGCAGTGCTGCCTGTCCGAAAGGCGGCTGATTTTATCACCTACTCGAATAATGACGACGGCGTGGCCCACGTAGTTGAAAAGTTCATGATGGAATAA
- the rpsT gene encoding 30S ribosomal protein S20 — MANIKSAKKRILVAETRAARNKAIRSKVKTVVKKVEAAVAAGDKAAAQAALLVATSEIDKACTKGVYHKNTASRKVSRLSKAVNGMA; from the coding sequence TTGGCTAACATTAAATCTGCAAAAAAGAGAATCTTAGTAGCTGAGACAAGAGCTGCAAGAAATAAGGCTATCAGATCCAAGGTTAAAACTGTAGTTAAAAAGGTAGAGGCTGCTGTTGCTGCCGGCGATAAGGCTGCTGCACAGGCTGCTTTATTAGTAGCTACCAGCGAGATCGACAAGGCCTGCACAAAGGGAGTTTACCACAAGAACACAGCTTCCCGCAAGGTTTCCAGATTATCCAAGGCTGTAAACGGCATGGCTTAA
- a CDS encoding DEAD/DEAH box helicase, which produces MLTERDIREQTDKGITYIKGFKLYENGSVLYIDTAGGEKDGSCCVSGTVEGSYGNEYDVSIALDENEEIEGYSCTCPAFETYPGMCKHCVALALEYLYSGEDAQGEEVFEDSPLEFREDRTDTELMDIVAAFSLRRRMKELTACGRIEIIPELQEISRYYYGNERNFMLTFKIGPEDGKQYVLKNISDFLGHVYREEMHSYGKQLAFVHSKNVFTETAWKYIELMEQAEKAARARYENLGKEMALTPELWDRFFEINQERSMEYASLTGHKGKLYFLKQDPPVRCRLCPEGEKGFQIKIPPLQLIRGKDRRYVKLQQNVYQCSDNFYAGAGEFLKLADEKKETSYHIARQDMPAFCGAVLPELDRLGISDKGNLDLGEFQPKDAEISFYLDEENGRVTLKTMGTYGDTAYNLLEPADFSGEYRDRTKEIRVQNMIRSYFSLEDIREGLLYFESGDHDRMYHLLNTGISQFEAEGTVYATDRVKGRKLLKNPRMQVGVSIKSGLLELSVQSREFPPEELAGILESYRKKKKYHLLKSGSYIGLEENSLSTAAELLDGLGVSGKDFEGGTLNVPKFRACYVDQMLRQKDGQLQAERSSDYKALIRDMKNVEDSDYQEPENLRGVLREYQKFGFQWLNTLADLGFGGILADDMGLGKTLQTIAYLLYRKQEGKAQFPHLIICPASLVYNWEREIERFAPELKTLLIVGNVQQREELIRGRQDADVWITSYDMAKRDVSLYRDYQFDTEIIDEAQNIKNHGTQAAKAVKKIHAEVRFALTGTPIENRLSELWSIFDFLMPGILGTYEKFRKGYELPIVQNQDERLAGRLKKMISPFILRRVKGEVLKELPDKMEQIVYARMGEEQRKLYEVHAVRLMESLEKQSDEELQKGKLQILAELTRLRQICCAPEMLYENYSETSCKVETCMELIHQAMSGNHKILLFSQFTSVFPILEKRLLQEKIPYYELTGQTSKENRMRMTEQFNSGDVPVFLISLKAGGTGLNLTAASIVIHFDPWWNLAAQNQATDRAHRIGQEKQVTVFKLIAQNTIEEKIIKLQQEKQKLSSQILDGEGAAASALTKDDFMEILEF; this is translated from the coding sequence ATGCTTACAGAGAGGGATATCAGAGAACAGACTGACAAAGGAATTACCTACATAAAGGGATTTAAGCTGTATGAAAACGGAAGCGTGCTGTATATAGATACAGCAGGCGGCGAGAAAGACGGCTCCTGCTGCGTAAGTGGTACAGTAGAGGGGAGCTATGGCAATGAGTACGATGTCAGTATCGCACTGGATGAAAATGAGGAAATCGAAGGATACTCCTGCACCTGCCCTGCATTTGAGACTTATCCTGGAATGTGCAAGCACTGCGTGGCTCTGGCGCTGGAATATCTGTACTCCGGGGAAGACGCGCAAGGAGAAGAGGTGTTTGAGGATAGTCCGCTGGAATTCAGGGAGGACCGCACAGATACGGAGCTGATGGATATTGTAGCGGCCTTTTCTCTGCGCAGACGGATGAAGGAGCTGACTGCCTGCGGAAGGATTGAAATTATACCGGAGCTGCAGGAGATTTCCAGATATTATTACGGAAATGAAAGAAATTTTATGCTTACCTTTAAAATCGGCCCGGAAGACGGAAAACAGTACGTTCTAAAAAATATCAGCGATTTCCTGGGGCATGTCTACAGGGAAGAAATGCATTCCTACGGAAAACAGCTGGCATTTGTCCACAGTAAAAACGTCTTTACAGAGACGGCCTGGAAATACATAGAACTGATGGAGCAGGCAGAGAAGGCAGCCAGAGCCCGCTACGAGAATCTGGGGAAAGAAATGGCCCTCACTCCAGAGCTGTGGGATCGTTTTTTTGAGATTAATCAGGAACGGTCTATGGAATACGCCTCTCTTACCGGACATAAAGGGAAATTGTATTTCCTGAAACAGGATCCGCCAGTCAGGTGCAGGCTGTGCCCAGAGGGAGAGAAAGGATTCCAGATAAAAATTCCTCCGCTGCAGTTAATCAGGGGAAAGGACAGGCGCTATGTAAAGCTTCAGCAGAATGTTTACCAGTGCTCCGATAATTTTTATGCCGGAGCGGGGGAATTTCTGAAGCTTGCAGATGAAAAAAAGGAGACATCGTACCATATCGCCAGGCAAGATATGCCCGCGTTCTGCGGAGCAGTGCTGCCTGAACTGGACAGACTGGGAATTTCAGATAAGGGGAACCTGGATTTGGGAGAGTTTCAGCCAAAGGATGCGGAGATTTCCTTTTATCTGGATGAGGAAAATGGGCGCGTCACCCTGAAAACCATGGGAACGTACGGAGATACGGCTTATAACCTGCTGGAACCGGCGGATTTTTCCGGCGAATACCGGGATCGCACAAAGGAGATACGGGTGCAGAACATGATCCGCTCTTATTTTTCACTGGAAGATATCAGAGAGGGGCTGCTGTACTTTGAATCAGGCGACCATGACAGGATGTATCATCTGCTGAATACAGGAATCAGTCAGTTTGAGGCAGAGGGAACGGTCTATGCCACAGACAGGGTAAAAGGCCGGAAACTGCTGAAAAATCCCAGAATGCAGGTGGGAGTGTCAATTAAAAGCGGCCTTTTGGAGCTGTCGGTACAGAGCAGAGAATTTCCGCCGGAGGAACTGGCAGGCATACTGGAAAGCTACCGGAAAAAGAAAAAATACCATCTTCTGAAAAGCGGAAGCTATATTGGCCTGGAAGAAAATTCTCTGTCCACGGCAGCAGAACTGTTAGACGGATTGGGAGTATCGGGGAAGGACTTTGAGGGAGGGACGCTGAATGTCCCCAAGTTCAGGGCCTGTTACGTAGATCAGATGCTCCGCCAGAAGGACGGACAGCTTCAGGCAGAGCGCAGCTCCGACTATAAAGCGCTGATACGGGATATGAAAAATGTGGAGGACAGCGATTATCAGGAACCTGAGAACCTGAGAGGAGTCCTGAGGGAATATCAGAAATTTGGCTTCCAGTGGCTGAACACGCTGGCAGATCTGGGGTTTGGCGGGATTCTGGCAGACGATATGGGGCTTGGAAAAACGCTGCAGACAATCGCGTATCTGCTGTACCGGAAACAGGAGGGAAAGGCGCAGTTTCCACATCTGATTATCTGCCCCGCCTCTCTGGTCTACAACTGGGAGAGGGAAATAGAGCGGTTTGCGCCGGAACTGAAAACGTTGCTCATTGTGGGAAATGTACAGCAGCGGGAGGAATTGATAAGGGGCAGACAGGATGCCGATGTCTGGATTACGTCCTACGATATGGCAAAAAGGGACGTTTCTCTGTATAGGGATTACCAGTTTGACACAGAAATCATTGACGAGGCGCAGAACATTAAGAATCACGGTACTCAGGCGGCGAAAGCGGTAAAAAAGATTCATGCAGAGGTGCGGTTTGCCCTGACAGGCACGCCTATCGAGAACAGGCTCAGCGAGCTGTGGAGTATTTTCGACTTTCTCATGCCGGGAATTCTGGGAACTTATGAGAAATTCCGGAAGGGCTATGAGCTCCCGATTGTGCAGAACCAGGATGAGCGTCTGGCAGGGCGTCTGAAAAAGATGATTTCTCCTTTTATTCTGCGCAGGGTAAAAGGAGAGGTTTTAAAAGAGCTTCCTGACAAAATGGAGCAGATAGTGTACGCCAGGATGGGAGAAGAACAGAGAAAGCTCTATGAGGTCCACGCAGTCCGGCTTATGGAAAGCCTGGAAAAACAGAGCGACGAGGAGCTTCAAAAGGGGAAGCTTCAGATACTGGCAGAGCTGACCAGGCTGCGCCAGATCTGCTGTGCCCCTGAGATGCTGTATGAAAATTACAGCGAGACCTCCTGCAAGGTGGAGACCTGCATGGAGCTGATTCACCAGGCAATGTCCGGAAATCATAAAATCCTGCTGTTTTCCCAGTTTACAAGCGTATTTCCCATTTTGGAGAAACGTCTGCTGCAGGAAAAAATTCCCTACTATGAGCTGACGGGCCAGACCTCCAAGGAAAACAGAATGCGGATGACAGAACAGTTTAATTCAGGAGACGTGCCGGTATTTCTGATCTCTTTAAAAGCAGGAGGGACGGGGCTGAACCTGACGGCTGCCAGTATCGTTATCCATTTCGATCCCTGGTGGAATCTTGCGGCTCAGAACCAGGCTACAGACCGGGCTCACCGGATTGGCCAGGAGAAGCAGGTAACAGTATTTAAGCTGATTGCACAGAATACAATCGAGGAAAAAATTATTAAGCTCCAGCAGGAGAAACAGAAGCTGTCCAGCCAGATCTTAGACGGAGAAGGCGCGGCGGCGTCTGCTCTGACGAAGGATGATTTTATGGAAATTTTGGAATTTTAA
- a CDS encoding transposase — protein sequence MSSIPQNYFVENDLIDCVQRFFSKHHVGRLLARCNGMKEKGVSSVSLLRYKLSNIFVGRSMYMQQRTGSFKEAFSKNTFYRFLNSSKTNWLRFTSLLAADIVNHDIRDLTDPERKNVFIIDDSLFNRTSCKKTELGSKVFDHTDMHFKKGFRMLTLSWSDGNTLIPVNSCLLASAKNTNIIGPVKDFDNRTLAGKRRALAQTKAPEAMMTLLNTALSAGLKADYVLFDSWFSNPAQVTAIHAKGMDVIAMIKKSSRIKYSYGGEQLNIKEIYSRNKKRRGRSKYLLSVDVMVGKANPIPAKIVCVRNKANRKDWLAFICTATTLSEEEIIRIYGKRWQIEVFFKTCKSMLNLVGECHSLSYDALTAHVAIVFTRYMLLAMEQRQNEDQRTLGELFFFLVDEMADITFNRSLCILMEALMASLQGIFKLSDEQLNAFTADFEARLPEYLRKALHLEAAAA from the coding sequence ATGTCCAGTATACCACAAAACTATTTCGTTGAGAACGACTTAATTGACTGTGTTCAGAGATTTTTTTCCAAACATCATGTTGGCAGGCTCCTTGCCAGATGTAATGGAATGAAGGAAAAAGGTGTTTCATCTGTTTCCCTGCTTCGTTATAAACTCAGCAACATTTTTGTCGGAAGAAGTATGTATATGCAGCAGCGGACTGGCTCTTTTAAGGAGGCGTTTTCCAAGAACACTTTCTACCGTTTCCTTAATTCTTCAAAAACAAACTGGCTTCGTTTTACTTCTCTTCTTGCAGCTGATATTGTCAATCATGACATTCGTGATCTGACAGATCCGGAAAGAAAAAATGTCTTTATCATTGATGACAGCCTTTTCAACCGTACCAGCTGTAAGAAAACGGAACTGGGATCAAAAGTTTTTGACCACACGGATATGCATTTCAAAAAGGGCTTCAGGATGCTTACTTTAAGCTGGAGTGATGGAAACACACTGATCCCTGTAAACAGCTGCCTGTTAGCGTCTGCAAAGAATACAAATATCATCGGCCCGGTAAAGGACTTTGACAACAGAACCCTTGCAGGAAAAAGACGTGCGCTAGCCCAAACAAAAGCACCAGAGGCAATGATGACTTTACTGAATACAGCCCTCAGTGCAGGGCTGAAAGCGGATTATGTCCTGTTTGATTCCTGGTTTTCCAATCCAGCACAGGTCACAGCCATCCATGCAAAAGGCATGGATGTGATTGCCATGATTAAGAAAAGTAGCCGGATCAAATATTCGTACGGTGGTGAACAGCTGAATATCAAAGAAATCTATTCCCGGAACAAAAAGCGCCGTGGCAGATCAAAGTATCTGCTTTCTGTTGATGTTATGGTAGGAAAGGCGAATCCAATTCCGGCGAAAATCGTATGCGTAAGGAACAAGGCAAACCGCAAGGACTGGCTTGCTTTTATCTGTACAGCTACAACACTTTCCGAGGAAGAGATTATCCGTATTTATGGAAAGCGCTGGCAGATCGAGGTCTTTTTCAAAACCTGCAAATCCATGCTGAATCTGGTTGGAGAATGCCACAGTTTATCTTATGATGCACTGACAGCCCATGTGGCGATCGTGTTTACCCGATATATGTTACTTGCAATGGAGCAGCGCCAAAATGAAGATCAGAGAACGCTTGGTGAACTGTTCTTCTTCCTTGTTGATGAAATGGCAGACATTACTTTCAACAGGTCACTTTGCATCCTGATGGAAGCCTTGATGGCAAGTCTTCAGGGAATCTTTAAACTAAGCGATGAGCAACTGAATGCTTTTACCGCTGATTTTGAAGCAAGATTGCCGGAATATCTGAGAAAAGCACTCCATTTGGAAGCTGCAGCGGCATAA
- the gpr gene encoding GPR endopeptidase yields the protein MSDTEKQKTEAQRRASLISGFQPRTDLAVEEQESRGEESGKLRGVRVREWQHGERRIRLTEVAILDERGAKAMGKPVGTYLTLEAPELAKEDESYHQEASAELGEQLLSLVQKCCPDNPKPRILIAGLGNLQVTPDSLGPRVVEQLQMTRHLNMEYDPGFCRRNALPVLSGIVPGVMAQTGMETAEIIKGIVGQTGPDLLIAVDALAARSIRRLTATIQLTDTGIHPGSGVGNHRHSLTRESLGIPVIAIGVPTVVGAAAIVHDTVESMIQALSESEGTKGWGDYVQRLEPDEQYELIRELLEPQFGPMFVTPQDIDERVRRLSFTVSEGIHAALYRQNDTASAEA from the coding sequence ATGTCAGATACAGAAAAGCAGAAGACAGAGGCACAGAGAAGGGCAAGCCTGATTTCCGGCTTTCAGCCCAGGACCGATCTGGCTGTGGAGGAGCAGGAGAGCCGCGGGGAGGAATCGGGGAAGCTGAGAGGAGTGAGAGTGAGAGAGTGGCAGCACGGGGAGCGGAGAATCCGCCTGACAGAGGTAGCCATTCTGGATGAGCGCGGTGCGAAGGCCATGGGAAAGCCTGTTGGAACTTACCTGACGCTGGAAGCGCCGGAGCTGGCAAAAGAGGATGAATCGTACCACCAGGAAGCGTCTGCAGAGCTGGGAGAACAGCTTCTGTCCCTGGTCCAGAAATGCTGCCCGGACAATCCAAAGCCCAGGATTCTCATTGCAGGTCTTGGAAACCTCCAGGTGACGCCGGACTCTCTGGGACCCAGGGTGGTGGAGCAGCTTCAGATGACGCGCCATCTGAATATGGAGTATGATCCCGGGTTCTGCCGGCGAAACGCTCTGCCTGTGCTGAGCGGAATCGTTCCGGGTGTTATGGCACAGACGGGAATGGAGACTGCGGAGATCATAAAGGGGATTGTGGGCCAGACGGGGCCGGATCTGCTGATCGCTGTGGACGCGCTGGCCGCCAGGAGCATCAGACGCCTCACAGCCACCATCCAGCTGACGGATACAGGGATCCATCCGGGCTCAGGTGTGGGAAATCACCGCCACAGCCTGACCAGGGAAAGCCTTGGAATTCCCGTAATTGCCATCGGAGTTCCCACTGTGGTGGGGGCCGCTGCCATTGTCCACGATACGGTTGAGAGCATGATACAGGCCCTCTCTGAAAGCGAGGGGACAAAAGGATGGGGAGACTATGTGCAGCGCCTGGAACCGGATGAGCAGTATGAGCTGATTCGGGAGCTCTTAGAGCCCCAGTTCGGTCCCATGTTTGTCACGCCCCAGGACATCGACGAGAGAGTGAGGCGCCTGAGCTTTACCGTGTCCGAGGGGATTCACGCTGCCCTTTACAGGCAGAATGACACGGCATCTGCAGAGGCGTGA